CCTCATATAAACTCTTATCGATTTTCTGCAATGCAGCTAGGAATATTAAGATTGGTAATCCACAATACCATAAGATTTCAAGCACGGTATCAAATAGGAAGATAATAATATCCACCATAGACTCTGGTGCAATCTTATGAACGATCCCTATGATTAATCCATTAACATCTAAACTTAGTCCACCATAATCGTTCATATTCTCCATCAGTTCACCATTTAAGATGATAATTGGTAGGAAAAATATTAAACGGAATAAAGTAGTTCCTTTTAATTTTGTATTTAAGAGCATGGCAATAATAATCGATAATGCAATAATTACTGGTACATAGATTAAAACCTCTACTGCAAAATCTTGTGCAGCAACTGAAAACTCTATATTTTCTGTCAGGATACGCTTATAATTATCAAATCCAACATGTTCATAAGTATATCCTGTTTCAGCACTCCATAGTACGTTTTTAAAACTAAAAAACACAGTTCTAAATAATGGATAGGCAACAAATATAAGAAATCCTATAATCCATGGAGATACGAACAGGAGACCTGTAATCGCATTACGACTTTTATAGGTCAAACCTTTATGACCTTCAAGCTTATCTTCCTGATCACGTTCCATTTCTATTTCCTCTTGATTAATTTGTTCCTCTTCCATATTCATATCAAGTTCTTTTGCTTCATCTTGAATAGTAGTCGTTTCTTTTGATTCGTTTACGGGATGAGTGTTTTTATCTTTATTATTTATCATAGTACATCATATCCCTTCGCTTCGACTGTTGTACCATTGTATTCAATGTCGTAGGTATTGTAATTTACTATTACTGTTACAGTGTTCGTTCCATCAGAGAACTCTGATACAGAAACCCCACTCTGAGGAAGACTATGGTCAACCATTTCTAGACCGTTAACTGCGTTTAAACCTTTTTCTATAAATGCATCGTATCTAGCAATACGATCTTTTAATACTTTGTACTCAGAAACAAAGACATCGCTTGAATTAGTACGCTTTAAGTGATATGCATTCTTTCCTGTGAGTAGATAAGAAGGATTGATTCCGTATTCAACTAATCTTAACAATGTGTTAGATTCATTTGAAATAAAGTTCAAATGTGGAGAATACATATTCATATGTCCACTTGTTATAAGTTGTACAAGCGGTATTGTTGCGTCAATATACATAAATTCACTTGATGTGATTGGCGCATCATAATATTCATTTGTATATTTGTATAAGTAAGCATCTGGATTATAAAGATTAGTGCTAATCCCATTCTGATTTAATTTCTCTAGTGACTCATATATGAACGCTACATTTTCATTTCTATAGCGAATTTCATTTTTGTTTTTTGATGTGAATAATACATGGCTTAAACTATCGAAAGCTAATGAATCGATATCATACTCATTATAACGATCCAAGTCATTTTCAATAAATGTAGGTAAATACTCTACATCATTTATATAGCCATATAAATACATACGCGTATATTCGAATGTTGATAACGCTCGTTTATTCATCTTGCTAGCTGTATATTTGTTGTTGTTATAGCTTTTCAGATAATCAACGTAGTAGTTAAAGTCAACATCTTCATTATTCAAGTATTTAATCATAGACTCTAATTCATCTTTGTTTCCTAGCCCCTTATATACATCAAAGCGATAGGCTGACTCATCTTTATTAAATGTTTTATAAGTCACAGCTAGGTTTTCATATCCGGTATCTTTTAGAGCTTCTATAATATCAATCGCTTCTTTGTATGTAGTAGTTGGCACATATTTCTCAAAGAAAATACCATTTGTTATCTCATTTCCAATCATATCAATTTGCATTGGATAATTTAACTCTCTCTTTACTTGTTCATTAGAAAAGCCATTTCCTTCTTCTAATTTTTGACGATATTTTTTAGCTAATCCAACGTAGTCCGCTTCGTCTCCAGATAAGAATACGTAGCGCTGTTTCAGGTCAAAGTCGTTTGTCTCGGGTTGGAAACCTAAAATATGTTGATCTTCATTTGTACGACTTTGGAACTGTTTGTAAGTAGCCCTGTAGTTATATATGAAATAAGATTGGTAGTAATGTTTTGAACCACCTTTAGACGTATAATTATATTGAGCGAAGTTTTCACCTGATTCAGAAACTACAAGTAAACCTGTATTTCCTACATCATGAATGATTCCATATATAGGGAGTGTCACTCGTTCTAATGGTTTAACAGTTTGTACTTTTAATTCCGACTCTTCCCCTTCATCCATATATCCTGCATCTTGGCCATACACAAATGCACTATAGTCTAAGTTAAACTTTGGTTCCTCTTTTAATCCTACAATAGCACCTGAACCATCTGGAATTACTACATAACCATTCTCTTCTTGCATAGTAGACCCCAAATATGGATAAACATATATATTACTTAATGATATATCCGTATTACCCGGTGTCCATAGTTTAGGATCATATTCTTGAACTGACTCTCTTGGCACCTCTATAACTAAGTCTTCTCCATCTAATTTTACATGTACATCAAATTTAATCATAATGTGCGTAAAGTCAACGGTTGCTACAAAGCCATTTGAATCTTTTTTATATTGAATGTCAACCATTCGGTCTCCAAATGAATTCGTCTCAAATAAAGTACGAGTAGCCGGTGCAAACTTGTTATATGTATCGATGTAGACACCTGATTTAATTTTATTTACAATTTCTTCTGAGTATTGTTCAGGGTTAAACTCATTCGTTACATCGTATGAGAACCATACATAACCATTTGATACATTGCGAATTGCAATCGCTAATGTCTCTTCTTCTAAGTATAATTCTAAATAGTCATTAGCCGCAACTTTCAGAAACCTGTCTGGAATTTCAATATTGTATTCTTTTAGTCCCGTTCCTTGATTCGTAATATAATTATTCATAAAGTCTTTTCCTGATAAGGTCTTACCAGTTGATACTGTGTAATCAACCTCATTATCTTTAGCGTTAATTACTATAAAACTACTTACTATTAGGGCAATTGCTACAAGACTTCTAACAACTAACTTTTTCATCGGTTGATCACCTCCGTAACG
Above is a window of Haloplasma contractile SSD-17B DNA encoding:
- a CDS encoding carbohydrate ABC transporter permease, producing the protein MINNKDKNTHPVNESKETTTIQDEAKELDMNMEEEQINQEEIEMERDQEDKLEGHKGLTYKSRNAITGLLFVSPWIIGFLIFVAYPLFRTVFFSFKNVLWSAETGYTYEHVGFDNYKRILTENIEFSVAAQDFAVEVLIYVPVIIALSIIIAMLLNTKLKGTTLFRLIFFLPIIILNGELMENMNDYGGLSLDVNGLIIGIVHKIAPESMVDIIIFLFDTVLEILWYCGLPILIFLAALQKIDKSLYEAAQIDGASGWNIFWKITLPTIYPLISVTIVYIVVFLANFDANPINDIIREARFDASKREGYASAQALLYALIQTILIVFLYLLTKRREKGGART
- a CDS encoding DUF5696 domain-containing protein: MKKLVVRSLVAIALIVSSFIVINAKDNEVDYTVSTGKTLSGKDFMNNYITNQGTGLKEYNIEIPDRFLKVAANDYLELYLEEETLAIAIRNVSNGYVWFSYDVTNEFNPEQYSEEIVNKIKSGVYIDTYNKFAPATRTLFETNSFGDRMVDIQYKKDSNGFVATVDFTHIMIKFDVHVKLDGEDLVIEVPRESVQEYDPKLWTPGNTDISLSNIYVYPYLGSTMQEENGYVVIPDGSGAIVGLKEEPKFNLDYSAFVYGQDAGYMDEGEESELKVQTVKPLERVTLPIYGIIHDVGNTGLLVVSESGENFAQYNYTSKGGSKHYYQSYFIYNYRATYKQFQSRTNEDQHILGFQPETNDFDLKQRYVFLSGDEADYVGLAKKYRQKLEEGNGFSNEQVKRELNYPMQIDMIGNEITNGIFFEKYVPTTTYKEAIDIIEALKDTGYENLAVTYKTFNKDESAYRFDVYKGLGNKDELESMIKYLNNEDVDFNYYVDYLKSYNNNKYTASKMNKRALSTFEYTRMYLYGYINDVEYLPTFIENDLDRYNEYDIDSLAFDSLSHVLFTSKNKNEIRYRNENVAFIYESLEKLNQNGISTNLYNPDAYLYKYTNEYYDAPITSSEFMYIDATIPLVQLITSGHMNMYSPHLNFISNESNTLLRLVEYGINPSYLLTGKNAYHLKRTNSSDVFVSEYKVLKDRIARYDAFIEKGLNAVNGLEMVDHSLPQSGVSVSEFSDGTNTVTVIVNYNTYDIEYNGTTVEAKGYDVL